From a single Phragmites australis chromosome 7, lpPhrAust1.1, whole genome shotgun sequence genomic region:
- the LOC133923565 gene encoding uncharacterized protein LOC133923565 has product MHLLSRDGSAFDPRAFGPCRGQEASQLLIRRAPDGPRSISPTRPWRAADGRRALDPQVGSGRTPTALPVGRGPNDGGPRGCGPSFLLRSVADSSTGRPLEAGDTYVPPTVRRDDRDPAGRLLPLRPSLRGSCGWGDRYAG; this is encoded by the exons atgcacctgttgtctag agatggctcagccttcgaccccagagcttttggaccctgccgtggacaagaagcatcgcagcttcttatccgccgagcaccagacggacctAGGAGTatttcgcccacgaggccctggagagctgctgacggtagacgagcgctggacccacag gttgggagcggccggactcctaccgctttgccggttggtcgaggcccgaacGACGGAGgaccccgaggttgcggcccgtcgtttctacttcgatcggtcgctgatagcagcactggtcgaccgttggaggccggagacacatatgttccacctaccgtgcggagagatgaccgcgaccctgcaggacgtctcctacctcttaggccttccttgcgcgggagctgcggttggggtgatcgatatgcaggctga